AACTGTGCACGTCACTTATTTTTCACTGATGTGACACTGTGAAGACTCATTTGAGATCCATTTCTTGTAGCGCCCTTAGGTgttgaaatactgaaaagaaaataactcttGAATAATTTTAAGCTAATAAGTAACTTTTCAAGTGCAAACACAATCAAATGTTAAACCTTTATCTGGTTTATGAACAAGATACTTTTGGTTTGAGTCAGTTGTGGGTTttagaggagagagaaaggcCAAGAATATGCCTATTTTCTCCTGATAactttttaattatgtttttcagCACTCCGGGCTCTAGTTCTTGACGGCCTGTGAGTGCTGTAATGTAAGTACTATAACATTAGAGACAGAAAGTTCTGTATTTTGCAGAGACTAAAGATGTTAGATAAGTGGTGATGTACTCTTCTTAGGCTCATCTGTTTAGCTTCACTCCAATTTGCTGTTCTTGTCAGCAGAATAAATATTATGACAAAGACATCAGCTATCATGTTTCATTCCTTAATGTCCTCGGTTCTTGTGGAACCTGGTTATTGCTGCACTCAGCTGAGAATATTAGtaagaatgtttttattttatattagtTCTGAAAGCATGTAAGacaatttttctccttttaagtCAGGTTCATTCCCTGTTGACCACTTCGGCCTCTCACAGCTGCAAGAACACAGATTTCCAATCCTCTTTTAAACTGTTGAAATTGAAGGAgaaatttttcagtaaaacaggTCAAGTGGTGATCTGTTGTAATTCTTTCTTGTCTCTGGGCCAGACAGTTTcgtagaagaaaataaaccgCTGATAGACTGGCTATTTCATGTGAAAACATCTTATCAACAGTCGCTTTTAATCTCATACCTGCATGCTGCTATTACTGGCATGTGTGCCTTTTAGTGAGCTGCACCTGGCTGATGCGTGCAAAGCTGCCTCGGAGTCTTTTAGGTGGGCACAGAGTGTCCTGAGTCGGCACAGGAAAGCAAACCACGCATGTCTCCTACAGCCTGGTAGGGGGTGGCGATGATCTTACAAGGAGCATGATACATTATAATTTTAAGTCTTTTCAGAAGATGCTACTGTGATATTGTATAAAACCATGGCTTTAACTAGGTAAACTTGGAAACTCTTTATTCacaagtttgtttattttacatttgaagTTGTCTTATATGATTCTTGGGCATGGATGCTGAAGTTGCTGAAGCCCATATTTCATCCGCAGTTTCCAAATTACGAAATACTCTGCCCGATattctttttcaagaaaatttaTGTTTCAGTCCTACAAATGATGTTTTCCTTTGTAGGAGTCCAGTGCAAAACTGCTGCAAAAGCAGGGATGATTATACAGAGGGTAGTGCTGAATTCACGCCCTGGTATGTATTTCTCTCCAATAAATGAGCAATCTGTTTGTTATGGTTGCCTAGTGCTCCAAAATGTTGAGGGTAGAAACAGACACTAACTTAAGATACTGACACTTATATATCTTAAGATTGCATTCAGCAATAAATAAAGTTTATTGTGAATTGTAGTTGTTTAGTCAGTATACACAGATTTAAACTgttgggtggaaaaaaaaaaggctgatgcATAATATATGAGAAAATCCCAAGTGTAGGCATGCAAAGTGAAAAAAGATTAGCAAACGTTTATTTTTAGTTCTGACGTTTGTTCTTTTTGCACTTTAAGAGATAactaaaataaagtattttgttactcttcatttttgtttccttttagtaaatatttaatcttttcttcCTCCGGTGTTTcaaagtgtttggtttttaaatttacaCTTCTGACTATTTGTTTACTTCCTTGCTTACACACTTGCCTTGTTACAGAGGTCAGCACAATTTTTTGAATGGTGAGTTTATAAATTGCCTGTTATAGAAGACACAGATGTGTGCACTAAGTTTTTGGGGAGGTTTTTTGTGCTGCTCAATGCCAAAATAGTCCTAGGAGGTAAGAACTATTGTGTGACCTCCAAATAAGTCTTTTCTAATGCAAATCAAATGTTACAGTAGTAGCCTGCTCTAGTTGCCCAGTTACAGTTGTCAGTCTGATTGATCTGCTGCATGTGATACCAACCTGAGGATGAAGCCTCCAGTTACATTTTATAGGTGTTTTTGGAAGCTTTAATTTAAGGAGGTGTGTCTGTAGCCACGAAGCGATGCTTTTGCAGCATATGAATGCGCAGTGGCAATGGTCTTTATTCCCCCAATCTCACTGAGTcaaaagagactgaaaagtgAGAGTTTAAAACTTACCTGGTTAAAATGTATGGTCATTTGCTACAGCAAAATAGGGCATGGTGGTTTTGTTATGTGAGAGAAGTCTCAATGCCTGTCTGTGTTTTGAAAGTTATGGGCTTTTCAGCACATAGGGTATATTGAACTGTTCTTTGAGAATTGGAACAgcacctttatttttctttttattattttttttttagtttagcCTAATTGTTAATAAATATTATGTGCAGCAAACAGTAGGGAAACTGTCAGTCAGTGCAGGTGCCTGGTGCTGGCGCTGGTAAGCATAAGCTGACTGATCAGCTGGTCATCAGTTTGGATGGTGGCAGTGCACCCATTTGAATCATGATTTGTGAGACAAAATCTGAAAGTTGATCAGTAGTTTTATACCTGAGTAAAGATATAGCCTAACCTATTTCAAAAAGGActaccttaaaaaaaagtcttcccaGATTGATTAAGGGAAGCTCTATATTGGTTCGTTTTATTTActtgattttaaataattttaggTAAGAATGGGGAGCCAGTGGCTGAAAACTTCCGACTGGAACAAAGTACGATACCAGATACTATCCAAGTGGGACAAGTGCGTGTTAAAACCCTTTATCTCTCGGTGGACCCCTACATGGTAGGTGATGGACTTAGAGCTCAAccagaatttgtttttaaaatatcttcaacTTTGTACATGTCATGATGTTTAACACCAAAGCTACCAGTTACGGGACAAATGTATCTGAAGTATAACTTCGTAATTCTGTTCATTCTGATGGAGTTATATTGGGAAGGAATTTGGCATTGATTTGCTTGTGATATATACAGGAGTATGACTTCATAGGACCAGGAGGAGACCGTGAGCCCTGGTATACCATTGTTTGTGTCAGCTTTTTCTGAACTTTGCctttttatacacatttttaaacttttttttttccatggaaggAAGTATTTTTCAATTGAAGTGAGTGTGGGTAGAGGAGGAAGAATATTTCATGATGAAGCAACAGAGGGACATGATCAGGCAAAGTATTTCTAGACAAAACACATGATTcaatttaaatgttatttagCTATTACCAGTTTGTTTACAAATGAAAGTCAGATGTTCTCCTTAAGTGGGTGATGGCAGGCAAAAAAATGTGTCAATAATTTGTAAACAGTGGAAACAGAGGATTAGTGAATGAAGCCATAACCAGCACTTCCACCTAATTCTGCAAAACTGTAGAAATGATGTGGTTGGGAGAGTTGTGGGTTGAAATGGAAGTGAAGGTAGGAAAACCAGGCAGACCCAGTCTGATCGTATGTACAAGTTTGCTATAAAGAGAATTCTGATCATTTGTTCCATGCATAGGTGGAGACAGTAGAAAAGAAACAGTCTCAATTTCAGGAGAGTAGATTTAGCTTGGGAATTATGGAAGAGCTTAAGAATCCTGAAGTACTAACTCAGGTTACAGGTGGAGATACAGAGAGAAAACTTAGATTTCAAGAGGTGTCATTAAACAGATCTCTGTCAGGGATGGTCTACATATGTTTGAGTGTTCTTTAGTGCATAAGCATGGACTAGATGACTTGAGCgtgttttttttcagtcctaTGTTTCTCTGATTCATCCAGTTCGGGAATGGCATTTATGGGATTCTTGTCAGTCATCTTTGTTTGCACAGCTGACTTTGAGGCAGTGTCTACAGAACATAACACTGCTGGAAGAGATCAGAATGGTCTGTCCTCCTTTTGTACCAAGAAAACGTGGGGAAAGAAGGATCTAAGAAAAGATTGTGAATATTTGGAGCTTATTGAGAGATTTTTGAGTAGCCCTTTGTGTTTGAAGTTTTGAACATATCTCATCCTCAGCTTAACTTGAACTTAAAACCAAATCACGTGTTCCACCAGATCCTCTCATTAAAGCCTTGTCTTTCAGCGCTGCAGAATGAATGAGGACACGGGCTCAGATTacctcctgccctggcagctggCTGAAGTTGCTGATGGTGGGGGCGTTGGGGTTGTGGAGGAGAGCAAGTATGACAGCCTTGCTAAAGGAGACGTTGTCACTTCCTTCAACTGGCCCTGGCAGACAGTGGCCATTCTAGATGGAAGCGTGCTACAGAAGGTAATGTAAATACAAAGTccactattttattttcctagccctattttttttttaaatagggaCTAATGGTACTATTTCTTAGTCAAACACAAGCCGACATTTTTGGAGCAACCAGTACTCAAAAGGCAAATTgacgtggatgggatggaatactgagttggtcagttttagtcacctgtgctgtccgcccctccttgcaaatacgctcctctcacttatgggactAATCAGAATTCTTGGTtgttatagcaataaatctaaacgTGAGCCTCTTCCGCATTCCATTGATCGACCTTACCAGTTCTGGAGTGCAGTGTCTCAAACAACATGCAggcaaattcagaaaagtacagtgacttagaagaacttagctgaaaggaaaaattcactaaaagaggaactggtcttgttttaaataaaaccaggacacaAATCAACCCACAGGTGGCACAATCTGTATCAATTTATCTCTTTtcttaacaaagaaaaatgtgaatactttttttttggtcacagaTATGCCACCAGTATTTCAGCTGTTGGATTTTTAATAGATTTCCCcgaagctgctgcttttaattaattctgTTAATTATCTTAATTGTAGTTAGAATTAAGATCCACAAGAATGTAGTCATAAGACTTAAAAGTCTTTAGATAAAttgaattaaatttatttcactgatgTGTTAGTGAAAGCTTGTACTTGGGATTTTACATCCACAGAAGGGTATTCAACATTAAGTTGAATGTGGAGAGGTAACAGTGCATTAGGTATATTGTGTTCATCATCCTCATGTAACACAAAAAATTATTGTAGTTTAAGCATGTGCAGTTTCCAATAAGCTGCTTCCTTTAGAACCCTTTGCCACTGATCTGCAATTGCAATATTTCATAAAACAGTACTATTTTATCCTTTATGTGAACATAAGGATGATTCACCATTGCTGGAAGCTTATCTCACAACTGTTCTTTGACATTTCCATAATTAAAGTTCTTGCAAGtgactttgtttaaaaaattctaaaacTATGGAAATAtaatctttgtttcattttgtataAACTTGTTATTAAGATAGACCTAGTTTGTAGCTAGCTTGTCCCTACCGGTTCTACCTTGCCTGGTAAACATCCTAAGTTAGCCTTCTGTCTGCAGACAATCAAACAGCAAAGAGCAAAACCTCACCTTAAAAAGAAGTGAGCAGCACCCTATGTTTCTGTTTCATAGCTTGTCCCACAGCTTGTAAATGGACGCCTTTCCTACTTTCTGGGTGCAGCCGGCATCACAGGACTGACGGCCTTGTTGGGTATAAAAGAGAAGGGACACGTGGCTGCGGGTGCCAATCAGACAATGGTGGTGAGCGGTGCAGCCGGTGCCTGCGGCTCTTTGGCCGGCCAGGTGGGTAGGCTCGAGACATACAAGTGTTTTCTCTTACCAGGTTTATTTTCTGGAACATGCTGGTTAGTAAATGTACAGATAAAATCACTGTGAGCAAGTATAATTCCATGGGAAGGGCCAGTTTCATGGATTTGGTTCATGCTCTCACTGAAAGAGATTTTAGGTGTGAAACTTAAGTGTCATGGAACAGGAGTAGGAGCAAATGGCCCAAGTGATTACTTGTTGCTAGCCTAAATAAAATAGATGgtataaatacatgtatttacTATATATTTAAATTGTAGTCTGCCACTTGAATAGTCTTTGAGTTGACTggcaactttctttttttttctatatttgaaAATAGTCAGTAAATAATGTAGAAAACCCCTCTTCTTGTTATTTTCCATGACATCCTTTGTGTTTTGAGATTTAGAGCCCTTTTATCCTCCTCAGCTTTGTAGAACATGTTGTGCGTGCGTTagtatgtgtgtatgtacatatctacaaatatttatacaaaCAGAATAGCTATTAAGCAAGCTTAAGACTTAGTAATAAAGAGGAACTATGAAGAAAGAATGCATAAGCAAGTCTATGAagaatgtatttaaatttattattgTCCAATATTTTTGGCCTTTTATTAGCTATGTTATATTTGGCAGATGGTAATTTTATACTATATGTGGCTCTTCAGTACTGCCAGTTGTTGATGACTTTACAGACAAAACCTCCTGCAGTCAGTGAGTTTGGAAAGATGGCAGATTTTGATTGTACCTGCCCCTTCTTTAGGTGTGAGGAGGAAATGACAAGAGGCAATTGTGTGACATGAAATGGGAGTGTGGGCTGAACTTTCTTGCCTGGGGTTTAGTGGGATGGGGGGTAACCGTAACACTCCCTAAGacccccttcctccccctggTACCTTTATGCAGATGAATGATCTAACTTCTCTTtattgtttgggggtttttgtttgtgtgtgtggtttggtttttattgtcgttgttttgttttggtgtgttgtggtttgttttgttgtgtttttttttttttttttttttaactgtgctCCTGCAGATTGGCCGTCTGGAGGGCTGCTCTAGAGTCGTGGGTATCGCTGGCACAGATGAAAAATGCTCCATTTTGGTCCAAGAAATGGGGTTTGATGCTGCTATCAATTACAAGAAGGGGAATGTGGCAGAGCAGCTACGTGAACTCTGCCCAGGCGGTGTGGATGTTTACTTCGACAATGTTGGTGGAGACATCAGTGATGCAGTGATAAGTCAGGTCATTATACCAGCTGTCGGGTTTATTCTTGTCATTCTCCAATGTCTGTGTGCACAGCTCTGAATTAATTCATACTGGAGACCAGCCTGCAATACAGCAGAGCACCAGGAGACTTGGTAATATTCTAAAAACCTTGTCTGTCAGTGTAGTCATCTTGTGTTTTGTCAGCTTTGGTTTTCTGGCTTCGCAAAAGACCAGACTCTTGACCAGCCCTCTTCATTGTTAGTGTGAAACTACTCTGTCTCATGGCAGGGAGGCTTTGGTGGCAATGCCATCTTTGGGAGCTCTAAATCACAGCTGTATCCAGCAGCTGTGTCAAACTTCTTTGTCCTATTACCCCTCTCCTCCCGACAAAAAAGGCACACAGTAAGATATGTGTCTTATATCCCTTgtatttaatatctttttaaaattacacataGGCTgtatagcatttatttttcccctatTGCCCTGCTTTTATCTATTTCAATGTTGTCATAGGTTGAATGGGACTGTCTGCAATTCTTTTCTAGGAAATGTGGCTCTAAATAAGGATACCCACATGGAAATTTTGCAATATAATCTATTCTATCACTGGAAAATTTAGTTTCTGAGACCAAGGAATGTAATTTTTTGCGCTTTGTGCTGTCCCAAACAGATGAATCAGAACAGCCATATCATCCTGTGTGGACAGATTTCTCAGTATAACAAAGATGTGCCTTATCCTCCTCCGCTGCCTCCTGACATAGAAAATATACGGAAAGAAAGGAATATCACGAGGTACATTTATCCTCCAGAACTTGTGATGAGGTTCCAGGTAGTTTGTGCACATGATGCTGTGGCTCTGTTCAGAAGGTCATCTGTAGATCCACAATAGGTTCTTGTAATTGGAACAGAACGTTGCCATACTGAAAAAAGGAACCTCTAATTACAACGTCAGTAAATTCTTTCTCTTACATTCGTCTCTATCAGCATAAAAACTGGGAAAGGATGTTGTTACATGTTAACATAGTTGTCTGTTATGCTTTGTTCGTGGTTGCTTGATTTAGTCCTGGAGTCTGACAGATTCTTCAGTATGAGGGAAGATGTTGTCATGGTTCTGTCTCAGATGTTTTGCAGAGTGCCTTCTCTCCAAGTGTAGTAGTTCAGGCAGAGagaaaatcagatattttttaaagtagggATGCAGCTGATGCAGTGACTGTATTGGAATTACATTTGTAGTATTTGGGGATTTATTAGATAATCAGACAGTAGATGTGACAGATACATACAggcaaaacatttatttttttgctatgaCTGGGAATTGCTGAATCTATCAGGATTCAGGGGGAGCTAAGGCAGAGATTAGGAGCAAAGTCCTGggatatttttcattcattgcATTACAGAAAGTTGGGGAGACTTGATTTCTGTGCAAATGGATTGACCTAATCAAAATTCTTTTCTTGTCCCTGTACTGTTGTCTGCACTTCtaaaaaatggataaaaataCTAGAATACAGCATGCATAGTAGAAGGCAGTGGAGAATTTAGTCAGTACATTGCTACAGGTAACTATCAGTTTTGATGGtcatttcagtttctcttgATTGCTATAGACAGCTGTGACAGCCGGATATGCaaagttttggggagcccgaAAGTTAATTTATACTTACATCTAGTTGCAGGTCCATTAATTATTCTCCTTACCATAAATAAGAATAGAAATTCACTCGCATTTTCTGGACATTTGTTTATTCTGGTGATACTTCTTGATTTTTATTACTCTTCTTTCTGATACTTGAACAGAATTACTTGTCTGAGACAAGGTTACTGTCAAGCTCCCACTGCAGGGACCATCTCAACAAGCTGGCAAAGCTCTGAGGCGTCTCATTGTAATTAGAACTCATAACTCTTCAGTTTCAAtaacactgttttctgaaaagatcTGTAAAGATTTCAAAATATGCTTACCAATCTTTCTTAAATTGAGactcattcttttctttcacaggGAAAGATTCTTAGTGTTGAACTATATGGACAAACAAGAAGCAAGTGTGTTACAGCTCTGCCAGTGGATCCAGGAGGGTAAACTGAAGGTGAGAACTTCTGCATTCAATCTGTGGCCTAAATCTGTGGTCTGTCTAAATTAGTTTTTGATTCTTCAGGTGATCAGTAAGTTTTCCTGTGAGAATCCTTAGATGTGAAATTTTGGCAGAGGCAGGGATGTTCCAGTTCTGGTTGAAGCATTAAATTGCCTACAGGTTTATCAGGAAGCATTCAGTCCTCTCTTGATGGAAGAATCTGGCCCAAACAGAGCACTGTCCATTGCAGCAAGACAATACTTTAGATTTTCATAGTTTCCATGGCAGTTTCATGGCATGTTTctaagaaatatttatcttgcTTGAAGAGagctaaaataatttgtttgcatTCACAGGTCAGAGAGACTGTGGTAGAAGGCTTAGCAAACATCGGTGGTAAGATTTTTATACCATTTTCTAAGAATAATAGTCTGATTAAATACAATGACAATAGAGGTTAACTacctcctgtgtttcatttgcaaattcagatttttgtattttatctaaaacattatttttatgttataagaatttttttaacaagGTGTTAAAAAGGTCTGTGAGAagattatgtttaaaaaaactatTGACTATAAATTTagagatttgtttgttttactgttggCGGGGGGATTAATTATTAAACTGCTACCTTAGCAACTGGTGATAGTCCGCCTGATCTTACAGATTTAAGGTGCTGCCCATTTCTTAGAACTCCTGGGTAAGAAAATTGTGTTTTGGAGACCTCGAatgtatgctttaaaaaaaacccagtctcTAACAGTGCTTGTTATTGGgttttctaacaaaaaataaattgaaaagtaCACACAAGAAAGGGGAAAGTGTATTAGAGATTGCTAAAcgaagtaaaaaataatttattttaaaggaaaaaaatagcctgTGGCCTGttcaaaaaaatctgtaacaaagaaaatataagaacaAAGAGGGCCTTGTTACTCCAGGCGGACAAAGCTGGAGAGCCTGGTGATTCAAGATGTGCTGTAAGAATGCTTCTCTTTGAAGTAACAGGGAAGAGGATGATTTAGTTCAATGCTATTTACTGGTATGCATATGTATTTTGAAGGAATTTGGTCAAATATAGCAGTCATATTTCATACTTTGTTTACTCaaagatttattattttgcacCAGCTCTGGTATTTGTTGTACTACACAGAGTATTTAtaaaccttttccttttgtaaaacCTACAGCATTTGTGGACTCTCCAGTCGTCCCTTGTCTTTCTATTTAGTATTTGTATGGCATATCACAAAAGCAGGAAGTGTAATCGTTAATTTGGGTGGTTGCTTACAAATCAGGTTTTTAAACTATTACACAAAACAGCCCTTAGCAGCTTATTACAgaatagctttttatttttcatttcttagtTTGGGGAACCGTTTAATACATTTACttctaggctttttttttaaagttacttgGCACATTTATTTGGCACTAATTTATCTCATCATTTCTCTTGAAGCTGCTTTCCAGTCCATGATGAGTGGAGGCAATATTGGAAAACAGATCGTCTCAGTTTCTAAGTAAAAGTTATTgttgcaggaaaaataattggATTCAGTCTCTAAAAGTGAGCAAGTTTTTACTTACGTTAATTTCCACTTTCTTAAATAAACCATAAGTTGTTCTGTATGTACTGAAAGCAGAGATTCTGGGATGCTAATAAACTAAATAAGACTGGAAACAAGAATGCAGTAATTTATACTAGAAATGAGTAATGTGTTCTTTGACATGATTTTGACAGTTGCAACACACTTGCAAATATTTCATGGGTGTGTTTTGAAAGTTAGAACATGGCAGGAACCATTTTCAGTAAGTAATTTGTATGCAGACACCTATTTTTGGTTGTTAGAAGAATTTACTAGTGTAGTAGAGGTGTACCATTCCcatgcttgtttgttttggtgcccAGGAGCTTCTCTAGGAATTTTTAATTTACTAGTGTAAGTTTGACCTGACATTCCAGTTGATCTGGCtaatcattttttaatttaactgttCTCATTTTTGTAGATAATTACaatgaaaaattctgtttctggaaTTCAAGGTCTCTAATAATAAaggtatttccatttttccaccTGGAACAAATTTCCACTGATCTGTCTTGTCCGTTTCTCTGTATTGTGTCATTATATCCCATTTTTCAGAGCACTTGAAACCTAATTCATTTGCAATTCCGTCTGCATGTAACCTGAGACTTTCATCAGAGACAGGTTCAGGTGTAGGGTGAGCCTCCTGCTTGACCGTTTAACTTTGTTTAATTCTGGAATGCGAGGATTGCgaagttttctttttaggatTCCTTTTCTAAAATGGACTGTATCTTTTATGATCTTCCTGATTTCAGTAGTTTTTCTGGTATTTACACCTCTCCAGGTGACAGACAATCTCAAAACATTCTGCCTGATGACAGAAGGTAACTTTGCAGACAATTGACCTTCTGTTCCCTCAGTAACTTATCTTGGCTCAGGATTTTTGGTCTAACAATGCTCTTTTACCATCTCAATGGAGAAACTTGATAAAATGAGTCACCATCTTCAAGTTTGACTTGC
Above is a window of Caloenas nicobarica isolate bCalNic1 chromosome 5, bCalNic1.hap1, whole genome shotgun sequence DNA encoding:
- the PTGR2 gene encoding prostaglandin reductase 2 isoform X1, translating into MRSDDLEAGVQCKTAAKAGMIIQRVVLNSRPGKNGEPVAENFRLEQSTIPDTIQVGQVRVKTLYLSVDPYMRCRMNEDTGSDYLLPWQLAEVADGGGVGVVEESKYDSLAKGDVVTSFNWPWQTVAILDGSVLQKLVPQLVNGRLSYFLGAAGITGLTALLGIKEKGHVAAGANQTMVVSGAAGACGSLAGQIGRLEGCSRVVGIAGTDEKCSILVQEMGFDAAINYKKGNVAEQLRELCPGGVDVYFDNVGGDISDAVISQMNQNSHIILCGQISQYNKDVPYPPPLPPDIENIRKERNITRERFLVLNYMDKQEASVLQLCQWIQEGKLKVRETVVEGLANIGAAFQSMMSGGNIGKQIVSVSK
- the PTGR2 gene encoding prostaglandin reductase 2 isoform X2, whose amino-acid sequence is MIIQRVVLNSRPGKNGEPVAENFRLEQSTIPDTIQVGQVRVKTLYLSVDPYMRCRMNEDTGSDYLLPWQLAEVADGGGVGVVEESKYDSLAKGDVVTSFNWPWQTVAILDGSVLQKLVPQLVNGRLSYFLGAAGITGLTALLGIKEKGHVAAGANQTMVVSGAAGACGSLAGQIGRLEGCSRVVGIAGTDEKCSILVQEMGFDAAINYKKGNVAEQLRELCPGGVDVYFDNVGGDISDAVISQMNQNSHIILCGQISQYNKDVPYPPPLPPDIENIRKERNITRERFLVLNYMDKQEASVLQLCQWIQEGKLKVRETVVEGLANIGAAFQSMMSGGNIGKQIVSVSK